The Rubrobacter tropicus nucleotide sequence TGTCGAGCGAGATGAGGTAAAGGATCACGCCGGTCGCCGTCCCCGTGACGAGACCGAAGAAGCCGCCCCAGCCCGTCGAGCGGCGCCAGAACATGCCCAGAAGGAACGTCCCGAAGAGCGGCGCCAGGAAGATGCCGTGCAGGAGCTGCACGTAGTCGATGATGCTCGCGAAGCCGAGTACCAGGTAGGCCGCGAGCACGCTCAGGGCGACGCCCGCCACGGTCGCGATGCGGCCCACGTTGAGGTAGTGGCGGTCCGGGGCGTCCCGGTTTATGTACGCCTTGTAGATGTCGTAGGTCCATACGGTGTTGAAGGCCGTCACGTTGCCCGCCATCCCGCTCATGAACGCGGCGAGCAGCGCCGTCAGGCCGACGCCAAGCATCCCGGTCGGGAAGTAGTAGGCCATCGCGTAGGGGACGGCCATGTTGTAGTTGTCCTCGCCGAGGTTCGGGAGGATGGACAGGATGATCAGGCCAGGGAAGATCGCGAGCACCCCGTACATCAGCTTCGGGAACGCCGCGATGAGCGGGGTCCGCTGCGCCGCCGCCTCGTCCTCGGCGGCCAGGGCTCGCTGGACCACCAGAAAGTCCGTGCACCAGTAGCCGAACGATTGCACGAACCCGAGGCCGAACACGATGGCGAACCAGTGCACGGCCATCGGGTTGTCCGCAGATCCCGTGTTGGACCACGCGTGGAAGAAGTCCGCGCGGCCGATGGACTCCCGCAGGCCGGAGAGGCCGCCGACGTCTATCAGGCCGAAGAGCACGAGCGGCACCAGCCCGAGCGTTATAAGGAAGAACTGCAAGACCTCGTTGTAGATCGAGGACGAGAGGCCGCCTAAAGTCACGTACCCGAGCACTATTCCGGCGGACAAGATGATGCTCGCGGTCAGGCTCCATCCCAGGAGCAATTGGAACACTATCGCCATCGCGTACATGTTTATGCCTGAGAGCAGGATCATGAAGATGGCGAACAGGATGGCGTTGAACCCGCGCGTCGCCTCGTTGTAGCGGAGCTTCAGGAAGCCGGGGACGGAGTGGACCCGGCTCGCGTAGTAGAAGGGGATCATGAACAGGGCCACGAAGACCATCGCGGGTATCGCGCCGATCCAGTAGTAGTGGGACTGCATGATCCCGTACTGCGCCGCCCCCGCGCCCATCCCCAGGATCTCCAAAGCCCCCAGGTTCGCCCCCAGGAAGGCGAGGCCCGTGATCCAGCTCGGCAGGGACCGGCCCGAGAGAAAGTAATCTTCTGAAGTCTGCATCTTCGTCCTGAGCACGGCACCTATGCCTAGCACGAACACGAAGTACACCCCGATGATGAAGTAGTCCAGCCATGTGTCGTTGACCTCAACCATCGACTGGAGGAACGCCAGATCTCCCACCATATGCCTCTCCCCTCTCGACGCGGCTTCCCGTCCGCGATCCCTCTATGAACGGCACATTACACCGTCCCCGGGACCGGTACAACCCCTCACCGAAGGCGGCCCGATTTAGGTTAGATCTGGCGGATCTCCTTCTATCTCGGCGACCTTTACGGGCCTCCCCTCCGTACGCGACACCTCGCAGGCGACCGCGACCCTCAAGGCCTCCATCGCCGCGGCGGGGGGCGACGGGTTTTCGCGTTCGCCCTTCATCACCCCTATGAACGCTTTGGTCTCTTCCCTGAGGCTGTCCCCGAACCTCTCCATGAAGTCCCTGTACGGGCCCCTGGTCGGAGGAACCTCGTCCGGCTCCACGGGGCGGGGCTGGCTCAGGCTGTTGTCCCCAACGGAGAGGCTGTCTTCCGAGCCGAAGACCTCCAGGCGGAAGTCGTGGCCGCGGGCGTTGTGGCGGGTGCCGGTGACGATCACGGGCAGGCCGTCGGACATGGTCATAAGGATGGCCGCGTTGTCCACGTCGCCGAACTTCGCGTAGCGGTCGAAGCCCCTGACGCTTCCCGTGGCGTAGACCTGATCCACGTCGAGACCGGTCAGCCAGCGCGCCAGGTCGAAGTCGTGGATGTGCAGGTCACGGTAGGTCCCGCCGCTGAGTTCTATGAATTCCTCCGGGGCGGGCTCGGCGTCGTGGGCCGTGATCCTGAGGCTGTAGAGGGTCCCCAGGGTCCCGTCTCTTACCGCCTGATAAGCTCGTAGATAATCCGGGTCGAGGCGGCGCTGGAAGGCGATCTGGAGCACGTTGCCCCCCCTCTCGGCGTGCTCGATCACCGCAGCCGTATCCCGCAGCGTCAAGGCTATCGGCTTTTCGCAGAAGATGGGCAAACCTGCGTCTATGCAACGGTGCAACGCCTCCGCGTGAAGCCCCGTCGCCAGCGACACGAAGACCGCGTCGGGCTCGGAGTCGATGGCTTCATCTATAGTTCCAGCCGTCCCGCCCACCTCCCGGGCCAACTCTTCCGCCCGCCCGCCCGTCCGGTTGCCTATGAAGATCTCGTCAACCTCGGGCAACCCGCCCAACACCCTGGCCCGGAACGAACCGATACGACCGGCCCCAAGCACGGCTATTCTCATCAGAGACCTCCCACGTTCGAATCCTTATCCTTCACAAAGCGGTAGCAGGCTCTCGTAGCAACGCCGCGCCGCCTCTTTGGTCGGCAGTTGCCAGAGGCCCGCGTTGAACAGCTCTATCGCGAAGAAGCCGCCGTAGCCGTTCCGTTCGAGCGCCGAGATGATCCCTGCCAGGTCCAACACGCCCTCGCCGGGGAGGACCCTGTCGAAGTCGCGGTGGGTCAGGTCGGCGGGCGTGTTTGGCATGTCGTTGAGGTGGACGTGCTTGACCCACTTGACGGAATCGCTGTTTATGTCCGAGAGCTTGGTGGGCGTCACGTGGTAGTGGGCCGTGTCGAAGAGGACGCCTACTCTTGGATGGTCCGCGATCTCTGCCACCCGCACGCCACTCTGCAAGCTCCTGACGACGGGCGAGGCGTTGAACTCCACGGCGATGTCCACGTCCGTCTCTTCCGTGGCCTCGGCGAGGTCGACCAGGGCGCGGGCTATTGGGTCGAGGCTTTCGGGGGTCACCAGCTCGGGGCCGTCGGTGTGGACGATCATGGCGCTTCCGCCAAGCTCGCTTATCAGCCGGACGTTCTCGGCGTTTGCCCTGAGGTTGGGAAGAAGCACGTCGGAGGCGTGGAAGCACTCGACCGCCAGTTCCGAACTGGCGATGATCCGGAGCCCGAGAGAATCAAGAAGCGCCCGCGTCTCTTCGACCGTGTGGCCGTCCTCGAGCCAGGCTTTGACTAGTGGCAGGTAGGGTTCCACGTAACGGAAACCGGCGGTGGAATATGCCTCCAGCGCTTCTTCGAGGTTGCGGTGTTTCGTGGTCAGCGAGTGGATGGCGAGTTGTTCGGTTCTCAGCCTGGGCCGCCTCTCTCGAACGGGAACCGGACCGATGCGGCCCGGTTCCCGAGAATCCTCGATTAGCAGAGGACTACTTTAGTTGCGTCTTACGTGGTTGCCTCGACGGGGTCGCCGTGCGTGCGGAAGTCCTCTTCGAGTTGTTCGAGGGAGCGTCCGCGGGTTTCGGGGACCATCGTCTTCACGAAGAGGATGGAGACGACACCGACGGCGGCGAACAGGAAGAACGTGTACGAGATGCCTATGCCGGCGACCAGCGAGGGGAAGAACAGGCCGACGAAGAAGTTCGTGATCCAGAGCAAGAAGACCGAGAGGCCGATGGCGAAGCCGCGCATCTCGAGCGGGAAGATCTCGGCCAGCATCAGCCAGACGAGGGGCCCTATCGTGCCCTGCATGATGAAGACGAACGCTATGACGAAGAACAGGATCATGTACGCCCGCAGAAGGCCCTCGGGCAAAACCAGGGAGGAGACGCCGATCAGCAAGTGCGCCGTAGTCGTCCCTATAAAACCGAACAGGAGCATCGGGCGCCGGTTCACGCGGTTCATAAGCGCCAGGCCGACGAGGAGGCCCGAGATGGAGAAGACGCCGTTGAGGATGTTGAGTATGATCGCCGCGTTGTCCGAGAACCCGGCCTCCTGCAAGAGCTCGGTACCGTAGTACATGACCGAGTTGATCCCGGTCAGCTGCTGCACGATGGCGAGCCCGATGCCTATGAAGAGCAGGCGCCGGATCCAGGGCACCGCAAGGTCGGCCCAGCCCCCCGTCTGCGACGCCCGCTCCTCCTCGGCGAGCGCGTGAACTTCGGCAAGCTCGGCCTCGGCCCGCTCGGGCGACCTGACCTGCCGCAGCACGCCGAGCGCGTCCTGGTCGCGCCCCTTGGAGACGAGCCAGCGCGGGCTCTCTGGCATCCTGAGCATCCCGACGAACAGGGCTATGGCCGGGAGCGCCGCGACGAGGAGCATGTAGCGCCACACGCTCGGCTGCTCGCCCCAGATGTTGAAGATGATCGCGTTGATCGCGAACGCCGCGAACTGGCCGGAGACGATCATTAGCTCGTTGCGCGTAACCAACCCGCCGCGCCTCTCGGCCGGGGAGATCTCAGCGAGGTACACCGGAACCGTCACCGACGCGCCGCCGACCGCGAGCCCGAGCACGAACCGGAAGAACGCAAGCACCCCGTAGTTGGGCGCGAGGACGCAGCCCATCGTACCCACAAAGAAGATGACGGCGAGCAGGATGATGTTTTTGCGCCGCCCCTGGTAGTCGGAGAGCCTGCCCCCGATGGCGGCCCCCACCGCAGCACCCAGCAGCAGGATGGCCGCGACGACGCCAGTCCTGAACGGCGTGAGGCCGAGGCCCTCCTGCATGGGCGTCAGCGCGCCGTTGATGACTCCTGTGTCGTAGCCGAAGAGCAGGCCGCCGAACGTGGCGATCACGGCCACGAGGCCGAGCCGCTTGCTGTGCGGCCCAGGGGTATCCGGCGGCATGGTCGTCGTCGTGGTCGTCGTGCCCTCTACGGGTGGTGATTGGGACATGAAGGTTACCTTTCTTTCGAGTGGGCTACTGGCGGCGTCAGGTAGGGCCGCCCCGGGTAAAGCCCACGGTCACAGATGGGCCGTAAGCGCCAGGCCCCACCTCCTCCGCACCCGGATAACAGCCCGTCCGGCAAACCCGCTAGGCACGACCCCTCACCCCTCCCGCTCGCACAGCGGCAAGAGGCTCTCGTAGCAACGCCGCGCCGCCTCTTTGGTCGGCAGTTGCCAGAGGTCCTTGCTGAACATCTCGATGGAGAAGTAGCCGTCGTAACCATTCCGTTCGAGGGTGCCGATGGTCCCCGTCAGGTCGAGCACGCCCTCTCCCGGCAGCACCCGGTCATCGTCACGATGGGTAAGGTCTGCCGGTGTGTCGGGCATGTCGTTGAGGTGGACGTGCTTGATCCACTTGACCGATCCCTCGTTTACGTCCGAGAGCTTGGTGGGCGTGACGTGGTAGTGGGCCGTGTCGAAGAGGACGCCTACTCTTGGATGGTCGGCGATCTCGGCGACCCGAATGGCGCTTCCGAGGCTCTTGACGAGCGGCGACCAGTTGAACTCGATTGCGATGTCCACGCCGAGGTCGTCGGTGAACTCGGCCAGGTTGTGCATCGCGCGGGCCACGGCGTCCAGGGCCTCGACGGAGTTCCGCTCGGGGCCGTCGGTGCCGACGATCATCTTGTCGGCACCGAGCTCCCGTATGAGCCCGACGTTCTCGGCGTTCGCCTTCAGGTTGGAGATGCGCGCGTCGGGCGAGCCGAAGCACGCAACCTCCAACTGCGAACTGGCGACGACGGCGAGGCCCCGCGACGCGAAGAGCTCCCGCGTCTCGTCCACCGTGTGGCCGTCCCCCAGCCATTCCTTGACGAGGTTCAGGTGCGGCTCGACGTTACGGAATCCTGCGGCGGCGTAGGCGTCCAACGCCTCTTCGAGGTTCCAGTGGAAAGTACACTGCGAGTTTATGGTGAGCTGTTCGGCCCTCATACTGTTCGACGTTCTCCTCTCCCATATGTTTCGCCCGCGCCGGCTGAGTCCGGTGGTCCCCACCACCGGGGGCGCGGGCGCCCCTGACTTTGCGTTTGGGCCTATCTCTGCATCATGGACCGGCCTCGGTGGGCATCTTTACGGCCTCGGCGGTCTCGGGCTCCGAGAGGAAGCGGGCGATCTCCACCTTGTTCTCGGTGAAGAACCTCACCCCGTCTTTGCCCGTGGCGTGCAGATCCCCGTAGAAAGAGTTCTTTATCCCGTTGAACGGGAAGAACGCCATCGGCGCCGCGACCCCTACGTTCACCCCGAGCATCCCGGCTTCGACGTTCTCCCGCCAGTAGCGAACCGCCGCGCCGTTCTCCGTGTAGATCGAACAGGCGTTGCCGAACGAGGAGCCGTTCGTGAAATCCACCGCCTCCTTTAGGCTCTCCACCCTGACCACCGAGAGGACGGGGCCGAAGATCTCCTCCCGGGCTACCCGCATGTTTTCGGTGATGTTGTCGAGGATGGTGGGACCGAAGAAGAAGCCGTCTTCGAGCGGTGGTTCGCGGCCGTCGAGCGCGACAGTCGCACCCTCGCTCTCGCCGAGGTCCACGTAGTCTTTGACCCTATCCCGGTGGGAGTCCCGTATCAAGGGCGTCAGTTCAGAACCTTCTTCGTACCCCGGCCCGACCTTCATCTTCTCGGCGGCCTCCTTTACCGCCTCGACTACCCGGTCCCCCGCCTCGCCGACGGCCACCAGCACGCTCCCCGCGAGGCACCGCTCGCCTGCATTCCCATAAGCGCTGGAGACTATGTTCGGCACGGCCTTCTCAAGAACCGCGTCTGGCATCACTATCATGGAGTTCTTGGCGCCGGCCAGGGCCTGAACCCGCTTTCCGTGCGCGGCGCCGTGGCGGTAGACGTGCTCGGCGACGGGCTGGCTCCCCACGAAGGAGACGGCCTCGATACCCGGGTGCTCCAGTATTCCGTTCACCGCGTCGTGGGCGCCGTTGACGATGTTCACCACGCCCTCCGGCAGGCCGGCCTCGATCAGAAGCTCGACCAGGCGCTGCGAGGTTAGCGGGGTCCGCTCCGAAGGCTTCAAGATATAAGTGTTCCCCGCCCCGATGGCGACGGGCATGGTCCATAGCGGGATCATGCAAGGGAAGTTGAAGGGCGTGATCGCGGCGACCACCCCGAGCGGGAACCGGTGGGAGACGTTGTCTATGCCCCTCGCCACGTCCCTGACGGACTCTCCCATAAGCAGGCTAGGCATCCCGCAGGCGAACTCGACGACCTCTATGCCCCGGCGGACCTCGCCTCCGGCGTCCTTGGCGTCCTTGCCGTTCTCAAGGGTCACGAGGTCCCGCAACTCCTCGAAGTGCTCCTCCAGCAGCATCTTGTACCGAAAGAGCACCTGGATGCGCTGAACCACCGGTGTCTTCGACCAGTCGGCGAACGCCGCCCCGGCTGCCTTGACGGCCCGGTCGACATCCTCTTTCGTGGAGAGGGGGGTCTCGGCTATCGTCTCGCCGGTGGCCGGGTCGTAGACGGGTTCGGTCTCGCGGCCGTTTCCTTCGACCCATTCTCCGCCTATAAAGTTGCGGACCTGCCTGCGCGTCTTCTGCATCGTCTCTCCTCGGTCTTGCGTGGCTAGAAGAGCCACTCGTGGTCGGGGTCGTTCTTGAACTTCCACTCGCGTATTGGTCCGGCCATCACGTTCAGGTAGTAGAGGTCGTAGCCCGGAGGCGCCGAGACCGGGTGGTAGCCCTTCGGGACGAGCACGACGTCCCCGTCGCGGACGGCGAGCGTCTCGTCCAGCGAACGGTCGTCTGTGTAGACCCGTTGGACGGCGAAGCCCCTCTGCGGCCGTATTCGGTGGTAGTAGGTCTCTTCGAGGTAGGTCTCGTCGGGCGGGGCGTCCCTGTCGTGCTTGTGCGGCGGGTAGCTCGACCAGTGCCCGTTCGGGGTGAGGACCTCGACCACGAGCAGGCGTTCGACCTCCCTTTCGGCCATGAGGATGGGCCGCACCTCGCGCTCCATGTTCCCCGAGCCGCGCATCTCCGCCTCGATCTCCTCGGGCCGCACCAGGAATGGCTCGACGCCCCTCTCGGCGGGCGCGGTACAGACCGCAAGCTCGAGCCCGCTCGTGGCCTCCACCCGGTAGTCAACGCCGGGCGGCAGATACAGGGCGTGGGGCGGACCGTCGAACGGGCCTTCCCGTCCCCCGAACTCCCACCCGCCGGAGTCCGAAGAGACCGAGCAGGTGCCCGAGACCGGAACCAGGCAGACCTCCTCCCCGCCGGTGCGGCGTTCCACGGTCTCTCCGGCGGCGAGCTTCAGCACCTCGAAGCCGACGTACTCCCAGCCGGCCGATTCAGGAGTTACCCTTACAACGCTCCCCTGCTCGTCCGGTTCGTCCTTGCTCTTCACGATGAGATCTGACACCCTCTCAACCCCTTCCTGATGCTTGAAACCCGATGCCTCCATCACAGGTAACGGCGCTCCGCCCGCCTGTTGCGCGCGTACTCCTCACGCGCCGCCTTCACCGTCTCCATCTCCGAAACCTCGGCAACGGGCACGTCCCAGAACGACTCATAGTCGGGGACCCCCTCGTACCGGTCCACCGGGATGTGGATGACCACCGTCCGGTTTACACCCTTGGCCTCGGACAGGGCGCCTTTGAGGTCGCCGACGCTCTTCGCCCGGATGACGTGGGCCCCGAGGCTCTCGGCGTTGGTCGCGAGGTCAACGGGCAGCGTTTCGCCCGGGCTCTCCTCGGTATCCAGGCCTATGGAGCCGTTCTTTCTGTACCTGTACTGGGTGCCGAAGCCTTTCGTGCCGACGGACCGGGAGAGGGCGCCGATTGAGGCAAAGCCCGAGTTGTCCACGAGGACTATCGTTAGTTTGTGATCCTCCTGGACGGAGGTGATGATCTCGGCGCTCATCATCAGGTACGAGCCGTCGCCGACCATTACGTAGACCTCGCGCTCGGGCGCGGCCATCTTGATGCCGAGGCCGCCCGAGATCTCGTACCCCATGCAAGAGTACCCGTACTCGACGTGGTACCCCTTCGGGTCCCGCGTCCGCCAGAGCTTGTGAAGGTCACCGGGCATGGAACCCGCCGCGCAGACGACCACGTCCTCGGGCTCCGAGAACGAGTTGACGGCCCCGATCACCGCGCTCTGCGCCGGCAAAGGCTCATGCTCCAGCGTATACAGCCGCTGAACCTCCGCGTCCCACTCCGCGCTTGCCTTCCCGCTCTCCTCCCGATACGCCGCCTCCACCTCGTAACCGGCCAGGGCAACGTCGAGGGCTTCCAGCGTTGCCCTCGCGTCCCCGACGAGCCCGACGCCGGCGTGCTTCACCGCGTCGAGGTCGGCGACGTTCACGTTGACGAAGCGCACGTCCGGGTTCTGGAAGGCGGTCTTGGAGGCGGTCGTGAAGTCGCTCCAGCGAGTCCCAACCCCGATGACCAGGTCCGCTCCTCGGGCGGCCCGGTTCGCGGCGAAGGTCCCCGTCGCGCCAACGGCCCCGAGGGCGAGCGGGTGGTCGTAGGGCATCGAGCCCTTGCCGGCCTGGGTCTCGCCGACCGGGATGCCCGTACGTTCGACGAAACCGCGCAGGGCTTCTGTGGCTTCGGAGTAGATCGTGCCGCCGCCCGAGACGATCATGGGCCGCGTGGAGGCGCGGATCAGG carries:
- a CDS encoding sodium:solute symporter family protein, whose amino-acid sequence is MVGDLAFLQSMVEVNDTWLDYFIIGVYFVFVLGIGAVLRTKMQTSEDYFLSGRSLPSWITGLAFLGANLGALEILGMGAGAAQYGIMQSHYYWIGAIPAMVFVALFMIPFYYASRVHSVPGFLKLRYNEATRGFNAILFAIFMILLSGINMYAMAIVFQLLLGWSLTASIILSAGIVLGYVTLGGLSSSIYNEVLQFFLITLGLVPLVLFGLIDVGGLSGLRESIGRADFFHAWSNTGSADNPMAVHWFAIVFGLGFVQSFGYWCTDFLVVQRALAAEDEAAAQRTPLIAAFPKLMYGVLAIFPGLIILSILPNLGEDNYNMAVPYAMAYYFPTGMLGVGLTALLAAFMSGMAGNVTAFNTVWTYDIYKAYINRDAPDRHYLNVGRIATVAGVALSVLAAYLVLGFASIIDYVQLLHGIFLAPLFGTFLLGMFWRRSTGWGGFFGLVTGTATGVILYLISLDSSVGASMYRAIWAWIACVVVTIAVSLVTQPKPDSELRGIVWGLTEQKEVREEAWYKKPWILAVIVLAMTLALNVYFW
- a CDS encoding Gfo/Idh/MocA family protein gives rise to the protein MRIAVLGAGRIGSFRARVLGGLPEVDEIFIGNRTGGRAEELAREVGGTAGTIDEAIDSEPDAVFVSLATGLHAEALHRCIDAGLPIFCEKPIALTLRDTAAVIEHAERGGNVLQIAFQRRLDPDYLRAYQAVRDGTLGTLYSLRITAHDAEPAPEEFIELSGGTYRDLHIHDFDLARWLTGLDVDQVYATGSVRGFDRYAKFGDVDNAAILMTMSDGLPVIVTGTRHNARGHDFRLEVFGSEDSLSVGDNSLSQPRPVEPDEVPPTRGPYRDFMERFGDSLREETKAFIGVMKGERENPSPPAAAMEALRVAVACEVSRTEGRPVKVAEIEGDPPDLT
- a CDS encoding sugar phosphate isomerase/epimerase family protein — protein: MGPVPVRERRPRLRTEQLAIHSLTTKHRNLEEALEAYSTAGFRYVEPYLPLVKAWLEDGHTVEETRALLDSLGLRIIASSELAVECFHASDVLLPNLRANAENVRLISELGGSAMIVHTDGPELVTPESLDPIARALVDLAEATEETDVDIAVEFNASPVVRSLQSGVRVAEIADHPRVGVLFDTAHYHVTPTKLSDINSDSVKWVKHVHLNDMPNTPADLTHRDFDRVLPGEGVLDLAGIISALERNGYGGFFAIELFNAGLWQLPTKEAARRCYESLLPLCEG
- a CDS encoding sugar porter family MFS transporter, whose protein sequence is MSQSPPVEGTTTTTTTMPPDTPGPHSKRLGLVAVIATFGGLLFGYDTGVINGALTPMQEGLGLTPFRTGVVAAILLLGAAVGAAIGGRLSDYQGRRKNIILLAVIFFVGTMGCVLAPNYGVLAFFRFVLGLAVGGASVTVPVYLAEISPAERRGGLVTRNELMIVSGQFAAFAINAIIFNIWGEQPSVWRYMLLVAALPAIALFVGMLRMPESPRWLVSKGRDQDALGVLRQVRSPERAEAELAEVHALAEEERASQTGGWADLAVPWIRRLLFIGIGLAIVQQLTGINSVMYYGTELLQEAGFSDNAAIILNILNGVFSISGLLVGLALMNRVNRRPMLLFGFIGTTTAHLLIGVSSLVLPEGLLRAYMILFFVIAFVFIMQGTIGPLVWLMLAEIFPLEMRGFAIGLSVFLLWITNFFVGLFFPSLVAGIGISYTFFLFAAVGVVSILFVKTMVPETRGRSLEQLEEDFRTHGDPVEATT
- a CDS encoding sugar phosphate isomerase/epimerase family protein encodes the protein MRAEQLTINSQCTFHWNLEEALDAYAAAGFRNVEPHLNLVKEWLGDGHTVDETRELFASRGLAVVASSQLEVACFGSPDARISNLKANAENVGLIRELGADKMIVGTDGPERNSVEALDAVARAMHNLAEFTDDLGVDIAIEFNWSPLVKSLGSAIRVAEIADHPRVGVLFDTAHYHVTPTKLSDVNEGSVKWIKHVHLNDMPDTPADLTHRDDDRVLPGEGVLDLTGTIGTLERNGYDGYFSIEMFSKDLWQLPTKEAARRCYESLLPLCEREG
- a CDS encoding CoA-acylating methylmalonate-semialdehyde dehydrogenase produces the protein MQKTRRQVRNFIGGEWVEGNGRETEPVYDPATGETIAETPLSTKEDVDRAVKAAGAAFADWSKTPVVQRIQVLFRYKMLLEEHFEELRDLVTLENGKDAKDAGGEVRRGIEVVEFACGMPSLLMGESVRDVARGIDNVSHRFPLGVVAAITPFNFPCMIPLWTMPVAIGAGNTYILKPSERTPLTSQRLVELLIEAGLPEGVVNIVNGAHDAVNGILEHPGIEAVSFVGSQPVAEHVYRHGAAHGKRVQALAGAKNSMIVMPDAVLEKAVPNIVSSAYGNAGERCLAGSVLVAVGEAGDRVVEAVKEAAEKMKVGPGYEEGSELTPLIRDSHRDRVKDYVDLGESEGATVALDGREPPLEDGFFFGPTILDNITENMRVAREEIFGPVLSVVRVESLKEAVDFTNGSSFGNACSIYTENGAAVRYWRENVEAGMLGVNVGVAAPMAFFPFNGIKNSFYGDLHATGKDGVRFFTENKVEIARFLSEPETAEAVKMPTEAGP
- the iolB gene encoding 5-deoxy-glucuronate isomerase produces the protein MSDLIVKSKDEPDEQGSVVRVTPESAGWEYVGFEVLKLAAGETVERRTGGEEVCLVPVSGTCSVSSDSGGWEFGGREGPFDGPPHALYLPPGVDYRVEATSGLELAVCTAPAERGVEPFLVRPEEIEAEMRGSGNMEREVRPILMAEREVERLLVVEVLTPNGHWSSYPPHKHDRDAPPDETYLEETYYHRIRPQRGFAVQRVYTDDRSLDETLAVRDGDVVLVPKGYHPVSAPPGYDLYYLNVMAGPIREWKFKNDPDHEWLF
- the iolD gene encoding 3D-(3,5/4)-trihydroxycyclohexane-1,2-dione acylhydrolase (decyclizing); this encodes MTVRLTMAQALVRFLAGQYVERDGEERRFFAGCFGIFGHGNVAGIGQALLEYEDDLTYYQSRNEQAMVHTATAYARQKNRLQAFACTSSIGPGATNMVTGAALATINRLPVLLLPGDVFASRGPDPVLQQLEAPHDGDQSVNDAFRPVSKYWDRINRPEQIIPAALAAMRVLTNPAETGAVTLSLPQDVQAEAYDYPEEFFQKRVWRVTRPVPDAAELERAADLIRASTRPMIVSGGGTIYSEATEALRGFVERTGIPVGETQAGKGSMPYDHPLALGAVGATGTFAANRAARGADLVIGVGTRWSDFTTASKTAFQNPDVRFVNVNVADLDAVKHAGVGLVGDARATLEALDVALAGYEVEAAYREESGKASAEWDAEVQRLYTLEHEPLPAQSAVIGAVNSFSEPEDVVVCAAGSMPGDLHKLWRTRDPKGYHVEYGYSCMGYEISGGLGIKMAAPEREVYVMVGDGSYLMMSAEIITSVQEDHKLTIVLVDNSGFASIGALSRSVGTKGFGTQYRYRKNGSIGLDTEESPGETLPVDLATNAESLGAHVIRAKSVGDLKGALSEAKGVNRTVVIHIPVDRYEGVPDYESFWDVPVAEVSEMETVKAAREEYARNRRAERRYL